In Dysidea avara chromosome 3, odDysAvar1.4, whole genome shotgun sequence, a single window of DNA contains:
- the LOC136251806 gene encoding sphingosine-1-phosphate lyase-like isoform X2 codes for MGGIMAAAWAMLKCMGQDGYLEMAKKLMTVSNYLKKEIHSIEGLHLVGHPHGAAFAIASTDPQVNVQAIAKLMDKRGWKLQPAQNCIHLTILPSHTIEVANQLITDLRSCTSQLKMNPSLPGGSTSLLMGQLPDSALQELVVQFFNEMHAL; via the exons ATGG GTGGGATAATGGCTGCTGCTTGGGCAATGCTCAAATGTATGGGACAAGATGGATACCTTGAAATGGCCAAGAAACTGATGACAGTCTCCAACTACCTCAAGAAGGAAATACATTCCATTGAG GGATTACATTTGGTAGGCCATCCTCATGGTGCAGCATTTGCTATTGCATCTACTGACCCACAAGTAAACGTACAAGCAATAGCTAAACTTATGGATAAGAGAG GCTGGAAGTTGCAGCCTGCCCAGAACTGTATTCACCTTACCATTCTTCCCTCTCATACAATTGAAGTGGCCAATCAACTAATTACTGACTTGAGGAGCTGTACATCACAACTCAAG atgaatcCATCTCTTCCTGGGGGAAGTACTTCATTGTTGATGGGGCAGTTACCAGACTCAGCATTGCAAGAATTAGTGGTACAATTTTTCAATGAAATGCATGCACTATAG
- the LOC136251806 gene encoding sphingosine-1-phosphate lyase-like isoform X1, whose amino-acid sequence MCGTRPGGIMAAAWAMLKCMGQDGYLEMAKKLMTVSNYLKKEIHSIEGLHLVGHPHGAAFAIASTDPQVNVQAIAKLMDKRGWKLQPAQNCIHLTILPSHTIEVANQLITDLRSCTSQLKMNPSLPGGSTSLLMGQLPDSALQELVVQFFNEMHAL is encoded by the exons ATGTGTGGTACCAGGCCAG GTGGGATAATGGCTGCTGCTTGGGCAATGCTCAAATGTATGGGACAAGATGGATACCTTGAAATGGCCAAGAAACTGATGACAGTCTCCAACTACCTCAAGAAGGAAATACATTCCATTGAG GGATTACATTTGGTAGGCCATCCTCATGGTGCAGCATTTGCTATTGCATCTACTGACCCACAAGTAAACGTACAAGCAATAGCTAAACTTATGGATAAGAGAG GCTGGAAGTTGCAGCCTGCCCAGAACTGTATTCACCTTACCATTCTTCCCTCTCATACAATTGAAGTGGCCAATCAACTAATTACTGACTTGAGGAGCTGTACATCACAACTCAAG atgaatcCATCTCTTCCTGGGGGAAGTACTTCATTGTTGATGGGGCAGTTACCAGACTCAGCATTGCAAGAATTAGTGGTACAATTTTTCAATGAAATGCATGCACTATAG